In one window of Rhodoglobus vestalii DNA:
- the lysS gene encoding lysine--tRNA ligase → MNDAANAPDPTEAEVSEQKAVRLEKRQRLIDSGAEAYPVGVAITTSIPAVRAKYPSLEVDETTGDVVGLAGRIVHLRNTGKLCFASLQAGDGQRIQVMVSLAEVGEDVLAQWKELVDLGDHLFVSGEIISSRRGELSVMVKEWKIAAKAVLPLPNLHKDLSDEQRVRSRYLDLIVREQARFTVRARAKVNASLRATFAAHEYLEVETPMLQTMHGGASARPFVTHSNAFDTELYLRIAPELFLKRAVVGGIERAFEINRNFRNEGADSTHSPEFAMVEAYQAYGDYNQMADLTQELVQNAALAVADSMLVNLVDGTEYDLGGDWARISMYDSLNDAAGLSITPQTPADELKKFTDAVDIEITQPTHGKYVEELWEHYVKPGLDRPTFVMDFPVDTSPLVRDHRSIEGVVEKWDLYIRGFELATGYSELVDPVIQRERFVEQAQLASQGDVEAMRLDEDFIRALEHGMPPSGGIGVGVDRLLMAITGLGIRETILFPLVK, encoded by the coding sequence TCGGCTTGAGAAGCGTCAGCGACTCATCGATTCGGGTGCCGAGGCGTACCCGGTAGGGGTCGCGATCACCACGAGCATCCCCGCGGTGCGAGCAAAGTATCCGTCGCTTGAAGTGGATGAGACCACCGGCGATGTTGTGGGTCTGGCGGGCCGCATTGTGCACCTTCGCAATACCGGCAAGCTGTGTTTCGCTTCGCTGCAGGCGGGCGACGGCCAGCGCATCCAGGTGATGGTGTCTCTGGCCGAAGTGGGCGAAGACGTTCTTGCGCAGTGGAAAGAGCTTGTGGATCTCGGTGACCACCTGTTCGTCAGCGGCGAGATCATTTCGAGCCGTCGCGGGGAGCTGTCGGTCATGGTCAAGGAATGGAAGATTGCCGCCAAGGCCGTGCTTCCGCTGCCCAACCTCCACAAAGATTTGAGTGACGAACAGCGCGTTCGCAGCCGCTACCTCGACCTCATCGTGCGCGAGCAAGCGCGGTTCACCGTGCGTGCGCGGGCCAAGGTCAACGCGAGCCTGCGGGCGACGTTCGCGGCGCACGAATACCTCGAAGTCGAAACGCCGATGCTGCAGACCATGCACGGTGGGGCATCCGCTCGACCGTTCGTCACGCACTCGAACGCGTTCGACACTGAGCTGTACCTGCGCATCGCACCGGAACTGTTCCTCAAGCGTGCCGTCGTCGGTGGCATTGAGCGCGCATTCGAAATCAACCGCAACTTTCGCAACGAAGGTGCCGACTCCACCCATTCGCCCGAGTTCGCCATGGTCGAGGCGTACCAGGCTTACGGCGACTACAACCAGATGGCAGACCTCACTCAAGAGCTCGTGCAGAATGCGGCGCTCGCCGTTGCAGACTCTATGCTCGTCAACCTGGTTGATGGCACCGAATATGACCTCGGTGGCGACTGGGCGCGCATCTCCATGTACGACTCGCTCAACGACGCCGCTGGCCTCAGCATCACCCCGCAGACGCCCGCCGACGAGCTGAAGAAGTTCACGGATGCCGTCGACATTGAGATCACGCAACCGACCCACGGAAAGTATGTCGAAGAGCTGTGGGAGCACTACGTCAAGCCTGGCCTTGATCGCCCCACCTTTGTCATGGATTTCCCTGTCGACACCAGCCCGCTCGTGCGCGACCACCGCAGCATTGAGGGGGTTGTCGAGAAATGGGATCTCTACATTCGTGGGTTTGAGTTGGCCACGGGCTATTCCGAACTTGTCGACCCGGTCATCCAGCGGGAACGCTTTGTTGAGCAGGCGCAGCTCGCGAGCCAGGGCGATGTCGAAGCCATGCGCCTCGACGAAGACTTCATTCGCGCACTCGAGCACGGGATGCCGCCCAGCGGTGGAATCGGTGTTGGTGTCGATCGTCTGCTGATGGCGATCACCGGTTTGGGAATTCGCGAAACAATTCTGTTCCCCCTGGTGAAGTAG
- a CDS encoding LacI family DNA-binding transcriptional regulator: MAPPRARPRRATIFDVAAEAHVSRGTVSRMLNEEPYVSDAAREAIEKAIAKVGYVRNMAARNLATQRSKAIALIVHEPHSVFLEDPNIGAILLGTNDRLSEADYQLVCLIIGSDRDSSRIADYLRGGFVDGAVIVSAREDDPITDAIAHIGLPAVFVGHPFSAAGMPYVGIDNRSAAHDITRELRATGRTRIGMIAAALDRDSGSERLAGFRDAMGDDFDETLVVDFPLYSHRSGVEGMTELLARAGDIDGVFAASDAVAAGAMDVLRAHGRSVPGDVGIVGFDDSNWAVRCQPPLSTVRQPADLLGREAASMVLELVNGMTPETPGRILPTEIMLRGSA; the protein is encoded by the coding sequence ATGGCACCACCACGGGCTCGACCCCGCCGCGCAACAATTTTCGATGTGGCTGCAGAAGCGCACGTCTCCCGCGGCACCGTCTCACGCATGCTCAACGAGGAACCCTACGTGTCAGACGCGGCCCGCGAGGCAATCGAGAAAGCCATCGCCAAAGTGGGTTACGTGCGCAACATGGCCGCACGCAACTTAGCAACCCAGCGTTCCAAGGCCATCGCGCTCATCGTGCACGAACCACATTCTGTCTTTCTCGAAGACCCCAACATCGGCGCCATTCTGCTCGGCACCAATGACCGTCTCTCCGAAGCTGATTACCAACTCGTCTGCCTCATCATCGGCTCCGACCGCGACAGCAGTCGCATTGCCGACTACCTCCGTGGAGGATTTGTGGATGGCGCGGTAATTGTCTCTGCACGCGAAGATGACCCCATCACCGACGCCATCGCACACATCGGCCTGCCAGCGGTCTTCGTCGGCCACCCGTTCAGCGCAGCAGGCATGCCCTACGTCGGAATTGACAACCGCAGCGCCGCCCACGACATCACCCGAGAGCTTCGGGCCACCGGTCGCACCCGTATTGGCATGATCGCTGCCGCCCTCGACCGTGACTCCGGAAGCGAACGGCTCGCCGGCTTTCGGGATGCCATGGGCGACGACTTTGACGAAACCCTGGTGGTAGATTTTCCGCTCTATTCGCATCGGAGTGGCGTCGAGGGAATGACGGAACTTCTCGCCCGCGCTGGCGACATCGATGGTGTGTTTGCGGCATCCGATGCTGTGGCGGCCGGTGCCATGGATGTGCTGCGAGCCCACGGCCGGTCAGTACCCGGCGATGTGGGGATTGTGGGCTTCGATGACAGCAATTGGGCTGTTCGGTGCCAACCACCGCTGTCGACAGTGCGTCAGCCTGCCGACCTGTTGGGTCGCGAAGCAGCCTCGATGGTGCTGGAGCTGGTGAACGGCATGACGCCAGAAACTCCCGGGCGAATCTTGCCCACAGAAATCATGCTTCGCGGCTCAGCCTAA
- a CDS encoding beta-galactosidase, whose translation MPKEARVTTPRAGRAVSWSPDSVVLGCDYNPEQWPESVWKHDVALMNEAGITLVAINIFGWAEIEPGPGEYDFTRLDAIMDLLHSAGIRVNLGTGTSSPPAWLTTLHPEILPTAADGTRSSHGGRQAWCPSSPEFRTAALGLVQKVAERYSSHPGLALWHVSNELGCHNALCYCNTSAAAFRHWLRARYSTIDALNEAWGTAFWSQRYSDWNQIQPPRTTLSSANPAQRLDFSRFSSDELLDYYRAEAELLRGHSTIPVTTNFMVTAHIRSQNYWQWASEMDVIANDHYLDHRLPHPISELSFAADLTRGLAQGKPWMLMEQASSAVSWQPHNLAKQPGEMMRNTLTHVARGADTVCFFQWRASRHGAEKFHSALLPHAGTDTSQWRETLDLGAKLHALESLAGTRVESSVALIFSWEAWWAAEGDAQPSQDVRYLEQVHAAYEALRANGVTVDVVAPGAALDEYELVVVPSLYLVDDHSVDIITEFVERGGVAVVTFFSGIVDETDGIRLDPTGETPPGAFHDLLGGWTEQFFPVLPQTELVLDDGGIAHTWAEHVRPTSADVVAEFASGPTLGGPAITRNRFGSGAAWYVATALDEPTFADLMGRALDEAGVERLDLPAGVEVVTRSNDSDRYRFVINHGAHQIAFPADGAELLTGTAVTGSVTVPAGGVRVIRLTVEEGAMR comes from the coding sequence ATGCCAAAGGAGGCACGTGTGACCACACCCCGCGCAGGTCGCGCCGTGAGCTGGTCACCCGACTCCGTAGTCCTCGGCTGCGACTACAACCCCGAACAGTGGCCCGAAAGCGTGTGGAAGCACGACGTCGCCCTCATGAACGAGGCCGGGATCACCCTCGTTGCGATTAACATTTTCGGCTGGGCCGAGATTGAACCGGGCCCGGGCGAATACGACTTCACCCGCCTCGACGCGATCATGGACCTGCTGCACTCTGCTGGCATCCGCGTCAATCTGGGCACCGGCACCTCATCACCGCCCGCCTGGCTCACCACCCTCCACCCCGAGATCCTGCCCACCGCAGCCGACGGAACCCGCAGCTCGCACGGTGGCCGCCAAGCCTGGTGCCCCAGCTCACCCGAGTTCCGCACTGCAGCACTCGGGCTGGTGCAGAAAGTCGCCGAACGCTACAGCTCACACCCGGGCCTTGCCCTCTGGCACGTCTCCAATGAACTCGGCTGCCACAACGCGCTCTGCTACTGCAACACCTCGGCGGCCGCGTTCCGCCACTGGCTTCGCGCTCGCTACTCCACCATCGACGCGCTCAACGAAGCCTGGGGCACCGCGTTTTGGAGCCAGCGGTACAGCGACTGGAACCAGATTCAGCCACCCCGCACGACCCTTTCTTCGGCGAACCCCGCTCAGCGCCTCGACTTCTCACGCTTCAGCTCAGACGAACTGCTCGACTACTACCGTGCGGAAGCAGAGCTGCTGCGCGGGCACAGCACCATCCCCGTCACCACCAACTTCATGGTCACCGCTCACATCCGCAGCCAAAATTACTGGCAGTGGGCGAGCGAAATGGATGTCATCGCCAACGATCACTACCTCGATCATCGGCTGCCGCATCCGATCAGTGAACTGTCGTTCGCGGCCGACCTCACCCGCGGCCTCGCTCAGGGCAAGCCGTGGATGCTCATGGAACAGGCCAGCAGCGCAGTGAGCTGGCAGCCGCACAACCTCGCCAAGCAACCCGGTGAGATGATGCGCAATACGTTGACTCACGTTGCCCGGGGAGCAGACACTGTCTGCTTCTTTCAGTGGCGTGCGTCGCGACACGGTGCCGAAAAGTTTCATTCGGCGCTTCTTCCTCACGCCGGCACTGACACATCTCAATGGCGTGAGACCCTCGACCTGGGTGCGAAACTCCACGCGCTCGAGTCTCTCGCGGGCACCCGGGTCGAGTCATCCGTCGCACTAATTTTCAGCTGGGAAGCGTGGTGGGCCGCCGAGGGTGACGCTCAACCATCGCAGGATGTTCGCTACCTCGAGCAGGTGCACGCCGCCTACGAAGCACTGCGCGCCAACGGGGTCACCGTTGATGTTGTGGCTCCCGGTGCTGCGCTCGACGAATACGAGCTCGTTGTCGTTCCCAGCCTCTACCTTGTCGACGACCACAGCGTCGACATCATCACCGAGTTCGTTGAGCGCGGTGGCGTCGCTGTTGTCACCTTCTTCTCGGGCATCGTTGATGAGACAGATGGCATCCGCCTCGACCCCACCGGTGAAACGCCTCCCGGAGCATTCCACGATCTTCTCGGCGGGTGGACCGAACAATTTTTCCCCGTCCTGCCGCAGACCGAGCTCGTGCTCGACGACGGCGGAATCGCTCACACTTGGGCAGAACACGTGCGCCCCACCAGTGCGGATGTCGTCGCCGAGTTCGCCAGCGGCCCCACCCTGGGGGGACCGGCCATCACGCGCAATCGTTTCGGTTCGGGAGCTGCCTGGTATGTGGCGACCGCGCTCGACGAGCCAACATTTGCTGACCTGATGGGCCGCGCGCTCGATGAGGCCGGTGTTGAGCGCTTAGACCTGCCAGCTGGTGTTGAGGTGGTCACGCGCTCGAACGATTCTGACCGCTACCGGTTTGTCATCAATCACGGCGCTCACCAAATCGCTTTCCCTGCCGACGGCGCAGAATTGTTGACAGGAACCGCGGTCACAGGCTCGGTGACCGTTCCGGCCGGAGGCGTTCGCGTCATCCGCCTGACTGTTGAAGAAGGAGCTATGCGATGA
- a CDS encoding carbohydrate ABC transporter permease — protein sequence MTTTVARPTAPTKKVKKRAVTKNRGAVIFFITPFAVLFSLFYIIPIIAAIYQSLLTVEREGTFGKPTEVFGGLVQYARVFQDDAFWQSILRVAGFGVVQVPIMLGVALLLALLLDSPLVKGKRFFRLAFFAPYAVPGVIAAVMWGFLYSPNLSPFTAITSEINFLGADLVLWSIANVVTWVFIGYNMIIIYSALLAIPSELYEAARLDGASQARIAWSIKIPLVAPAITLTSIFSIIGTLQLLAEPQVFKSFTSAVTSTYTPNLLIYSTASVPNVNLAAAFAVVLALLTFALSFTVLKLTQRKAD from the coding sequence ATGACGACCACTGTTGCTCGACCCACCGCGCCCACAAAGAAGGTAAAGAAGCGAGCGGTGACCAAGAACCGCGGTGCGGTGATCTTTTTCATCACGCCGTTCGCGGTGCTATTCAGCCTGTTTTACATCATTCCGATCATCGCAGCGATCTACCAGTCGCTGCTCACGGTTGAGCGTGAGGGCACCTTCGGTAAGCCGACGGAGGTGTTTGGTGGTCTCGTGCAGTACGCGCGAGTGTTCCAGGATGACGCATTCTGGCAATCCATTCTTCGGGTCGCGGGCTTCGGTGTTGTTCAGGTTCCGATCATGCTCGGTGTTGCCCTGCTGCTCGCACTGCTTCTGGACTCGCCGCTCGTGAAGGGTAAACGTTTCTTCAGACTCGCGTTCTTTGCCCCCTACGCAGTTCCGGGTGTTATCGCAGCCGTCATGTGGGGCTTCCTTTACTCGCCCAACCTGTCACCCTTCACCGCGATCACGAGTGAGATCAACTTCCTGGGTGCCGATCTGGTGCTGTGGTCGATCGCGAACGTCGTGACCTGGGTGTTCATCGGCTACAACATGATCATCATCTACTCGGCACTGTTGGCGATCCCCAGTGAGCTGTACGAAGCGGCTCGCCTCGATGGGGCGTCGCAGGCTCGAATTGCCTGGTCGATCAAGATTCCGTTGGTCGCACCGGCGATCACCCTGACGTCGATCTTCTCGATCATTGGCACCCTGCAACTGCTTGCCGAACCGCAGGTGTTCAAGAGTTTCACGTCGGCCGTCACCAGCACCTACACCCCCAACCTGCTCATCTACTCAACCGCCTCGGTACCCAACGTGAACTTGGCGGCAGCGTTCGCGGTCGTGCTTGCGCTGCTGACCTTTGCCCTGTCGTTCACCGTGCTCAAACTCACTCAACGAAAGGCTGACTGA
- a CDS encoding carbohydrate ABC transporter permease translates to MGAPTTSAAKRTSAAKPASATKRVRGPRESLFSRAGAMLVMAICTFYFLVPIWWLFVAATKDRSDFTSSAPLWFADFNLIENIAALANYRDGLFFQWMLNSVLYAGAGAAIATLFATMTGYALAKYAFRGRETIFNIILGGVLVPATALALPLFLVFSQVGATNTFWSVFLPSLVSPFGVYLARIYASSSVPDELVEAARIDGSGEVRTFFTVSTRLMMPAMVTIFLFQFVTIWNNFFLPLIMLRDEELFPVTLGLYIWNSQVSQIPEIRALVIIGALLSIIPLIIAFLGLQRFWRSGLGTGAIK, encoded by the coding sequence ATGGGTGCCCCAACTACTTCAGCGGCGAAGCGCACTTCAGCGGCGAAGCCTGCTTCAGCAACAAAGCGTGTTCGCGGACCGCGCGAAAGCCTTTTCTCGCGGGCTGGCGCCATGCTCGTCATGGCCATCTGCACCTTCTACTTTCTGGTGCCGATCTGGTGGCTCTTCGTTGCGGCAACGAAAGACCGTAGCGACTTCACCTCATCCGCTCCGCTGTGGTTTGCTGACTTCAACCTCATTGAGAATATTGCCGCGCTCGCAAACTACCGGGATGGTCTCTTCTTCCAGTGGATGCTCAACAGCGTGCTTTACGCGGGTGCTGGTGCCGCGATCGCGACCCTCTTTGCCACGATGACGGGCTATGCGCTCGCGAAATATGCTTTCCGCGGTCGCGAGACGATCTTCAACATCATCCTGGGCGGGGTACTGGTTCCGGCTACTGCGCTTGCGCTGCCGCTGTTCCTCGTCTTCAGCCAGGTGGGAGCCACCAACACGTTCTGGTCGGTATTCCTACCCAGCCTGGTCAGCCCCTTTGGCGTCTACCTTGCCCGCATTTACGCGAGTTCAAGCGTGCCCGATGAGCTGGTTGAGGCGGCACGAATTGATGGCTCCGGAGAGGTTCGCACCTTCTTCACGGTCTCGACCCGGCTAATGATGCCGGCGATGGTCACGATCTTCCTGTTCCAGTTTGTGACCATTTGGAACAACTTCTTCTTGCCGCTGATTATGCTCCGGGACGAAGAACTCTTCCCCGTAACCCTGGGCCTCTACATCTGGAACAGCCAGGTCAGCCAGATACCAGAAATTCGAGCGCTCGTGATTATCGGTGCACTGCTGTCGATCATCCCGCTCATTATCGCTTTCCTTGGCCTGCAGCGCTTCTGGCGCAGTGGGCTGGGAACGGGCGCGATCAAATGA
- a CDS encoding ABC transporter substrate-binding protein, with product MANRIARAGGALVLVSALALSACSSGASTDGGTDAAGACAPSDGPVTLNFTTWLPGMEDAVAIWNEKNPDIQVEVQTGPNGNGGTYKNFFNQIEAGNAPDLGQIEYDALPNFRVQDGVVNIADCAGVMDAQDQFIDWTWSQVTFGEEDAVYAVPQDTGPEALFYRADLFEQAGIAIPTTWDEYAEAAKAIRAEGGYITNFSQSDINAFAGLVWQADGQWFENDGEAWNVTLDSPESTKVAEYWQGLLDDDLVATLPPWTDEWNNGYNSGEVWSWVSAVWGANTITSGAPDTAGNWAVAPMPQWEAGGSAAGNWGGSSTAVLNGSEHPYEAAQFALWLNTDPEALSSMNKTANIYPATKTGGDLPAFSEGLDFYGGQNIYDVFAEAGSQVNPDFTWGPTMTQTYTDVADGFSAAISGSGTLMDALKSGQQKTIDAMKAAAIAVNE from the coding sequence ATGGCTAACCGCATAGCTCGAGCGGGAGGGGCACTCGTGCTCGTCTCCGCTCTGGCACTCTCCGCATGCTCATCAGGGGCAAGCACTGACGGTGGCACTGACGCCGCTGGCGCCTGTGCTCCCTCAGACGGGCCCGTAACGCTCAACTTCACCACCTGGCTGCCCGGCATGGAAGATGCTGTCGCTATCTGGAACGAGAAGAACCCTGACATCCAAGTCGAGGTACAGACCGGTCCGAATGGTAACGGCGGAACGTATAAAAACTTCTTCAACCAGATCGAAGCAGGCAACGCTCCCGACCTCGGCCAGATCGAGTACGACGCACTGCCCAACTTCCGCGTACAAGACGGTGTTGTCAACATCGCCGACTGTGCGGGTGTCATGGATGCTCAGGACCAGTTCATTGACTGGACCTGGAGCCAGGTCACCTTCGGTGAAGAAGACGCTGTTTACGCCGTGCCGCAGGACACCGGCCCCGAGGCACTGTTCTACCGCGCCGACCTCTTCGAGCAGGCTGGCATTGCCATCCCGACCACGTGGGACGAATACGCTGAGGCAGCGAAAGCGATCCGCGCAGAGGGTGGCTACATCACCAACTTCTCACAGAGCGACATCAACGCCTTCGCCGGACTCGTCTGGCAGGCCGATGGTCAATGGTTTGAGAATGACGGAGAAGCGTGGAACGTCACTCTCGACTCGCCTGAGTCGACGAAGGTCGCCGAATACTGGCAGGGATTGCTCGACGACGACCTCGTAGCAACCCTTCCGCCGTGGACCGATGAGTGGAACAATGGCTACAACTCCGGTGAAGTCTGGAGCTGGGTCTCCGCAGTATGGGGTGCAAACACCATCACGAGTGGCGCGCCTGACACTGCCGGCAACTGGGCTGTAGCTCCGATGCCGCAGTGGGAAGCTGGCGGCTCTGCTGCAGGCAACTGGGGCGGATCGAGCACCGCAGTTCTCAACGGAAGCGAACACCCCTACGAGGCTGCACAGTTCGCACTCTGGCTCAACACTGACCCCGAGGCGCTGTCGAGCATGAACAAGACCGCAAACATCTACCCGGCGACTAAGACCGGTGGAGACCTGCCAGCATTCTCCGAGGGCCTCGACTTCTATGGCGGACAGAACATCTACGATGTGTTCGCTGAAGCTGGTTCGCAGGTCAACCCTGACTTCACGTGGGGACCAACAATGACGCAGACCTACACGGATGTTGCTGACGGTTTCTCCGCCGCAATCTCTGGTTCAGGCACCCTCATGGATGCCCTGAAGTCGGGTCAGCAGAAGACAATTGACGCCATGAAGGCTGCCGCGATTGCTGTCAACGAATAA
- a CDS encoding alpha-galactosidase, whose product MLSTNNTNDVIHLRAAGTSLVLDTRGTGVPSIPHWGGDLGELSPQQLSDLVRSRERAIGPSSIDEPLRLGIVPLLAEGWTGIPGLEGRHDTEGGRVRRPMLRTESIDRPAPNRVVVTLVDVTTSSSVSQSDDATSSTDVVTLRLVVEFELSPSGVLRSRSRITNAAPQALELSMLATTLPLPPIAQERLDFAGSWAAERAPQRSTIDYGTWLRESRRGRRGHDDSYLTVAGTPNFGFRHGEVWAIHLGTSGDTRMWVDRTADGITTLGAAELFAPGEVRLATDESYETPWAYAAWSNTGLDGLSERFHAWFRALPAHPTTPRPLTLNTWEAVYFDHTVEQLSRLVELAADVGVERFVLDDGWMTGRSDDARALGDWRVDPVTWPQGLTPLVEQVTSAGMQFGLWVEPEMVSLDSELAREHPEWILRDDDRPLPKSWRNQYVLDLDIPAARHYVRDAIAALLDEYAISYLKWDMNRDLLGGSVLRHVQATYLLMDELRERFPHVEIESCASGGARVDAGVLERVQRVWPSDTNDAHDRFSIMRWTNLLVPFEYLGSHVGSSPAHTSGRSLSLSFRLATALMGHSGIEWDLTATSAEEREALRTWAGTYRSLRKLIHSGRVVRGDGEDDPIVTGIIAADSADAVYWITCLATPSDSVRPTRRLPGLDPHLSYRVAPVDVGAPAETYPGTAPAWWVDGEITLPGAVLDAVGIDVPLLHPDEAIVLRVTKITPR is encoded by the coding sequence TTGCTGTCAACGAATAACACGAACGACGTTATTCACCTCCGTGCCGCGGGTACCAGCCTTGTGCTGGACACCCGCGGCACGGGCGTGCCGTCGATCCCGCACTGGGGTGGCGACCTCGGAGAACTCTCGCCACAGCAACTGAGCGACCTGGTTCGCTCGCGGGAACGCGCAATTGGCCCGAGTTCAATCGACGAACCGTTGCGGCTCGGAATTGTTCCCCTTCTTGCGGAAGGGTGGACCGGCATCCCGGGCCTCGAAGGTCGCCATGACACCGAGGGTGGGCGTGTGCGTCGGCCGATGCTGCGCACCGAGAGCATCGATCGACCAGCGCCCAACCGCGTTGTGGTCACGTTGGTCGACGTCACCACCAGCAGCTCGGTGAGCCAGTCGGACGACGCCACAAGTTCGACGGATGTGGTGACACTACGCCTTGTTGTCGAGTTTGAGCTCTCGCCGAGTGGGGTGCTGCGCAGCCGCTCCCGCATCACTAATGCTGCGCCGCAAGCCCTCGAGCTGTCGATGCTTGCCACGACACTTCCGCTCCCGCCTATCGCGCAGGAGCGTCTTGATTTTGCCGGAAGTTGGGCAGCAGAGCGTGCCCCCCAACGTTCCACAATTGACTATGGAACCTGGCTGCGCGAATCGCGCCGCGGTCGCCGCGGTCACGACGATTCCTATCTCACAGTGGCGGGAACGCCCAACTTTGGCTTTCGGCACGGTGAGGTCTGGGCCATTCACCTCGGCACCAGTGGCGACACCCGCATGTGGGTCGACCGCACCGCGGATGGCATCACCACGCTCGGCGCCGCCGAACTGTTTGCGCCCGGCGAGGTGCGTCTTGCCACGGACGAAAGTTATGAGACTCCGTGGGCGTACGCCGCCTGGTCGAATACCGGCCTCGATGGCCTCAGCGAACGATTCCATGCGTGGTTCCGCGCACTTCCGGCTCACCCAACGACACCTCGTCCGCTGACGCTCAATACGTGGGAGGCCGTCTACTTTGACCACACTGTTGAGCAGCTCTCGCGGCTAGTCGAGTTGGCTGCCGACGTCGGTGTTGAACGTTTCGTGCTCGACGATGGGTGGATGACCGGCCGCTCCGATGATGCGCGGGCACTCGGCGATTGGAGGGTCGATCCAGTGACCTGGCCTCAGGGCCTCACTCCACTGGTCGAGCAGGTGACCTCAGCAGGGATGCAGTTTGGGCTGTGGGTTGAGCCCGAAATGGTGTCACTCGACTCGGAGCTTGCGCGCGAGCATCCAGAGTGGATTCTGCGGGACGACGATCGACCCCTGCCGAAGTCGTGGCGCAACCAATACGTGCTTGACCTCGACATTCCTGCCGCACGCCATTACGTGCGCGACGCGATCGCTGCCCTGCTCGACGAGTACGCAATCAGCTACCTCAAGTGGGACATGAACCGTGACCTGCTCGGTGGTTCGGTACTTCGGCATGTGCAAGCGACGTACCTGCTGATGGATGAACTGCGCGAACGCTTCCCGCACGTGGAAATCGAATCGTGTGCCTCGGGTGGGGCCAGAGTGGATGCCGGGGTACTCGAACGTGTTCAGCGGGTCTGGCCATCAGACACCAACGACGCGCACGATCGTTTCTCGATCATGCGCTGGACTAATCTGCTCGTGCCGTTCGAATACTTGGGATCGCACGTTGGCTCTTCTCCCGCACACACCTCGGGACGTTCGCTTTCGCTCAGCTTCCGGCTTGCAACGGCACTGATGGGCCACTCGGGAATTGAGTGGGATCTGACCGCAACGTCCGCCGAGGAGCGGGAGGCTTTGCGCACGTGGGCGGGCACCTATCGTTCACTGCGGAAGCTGATTCATTCGGGTCGTGTGGTGCGCGGCGACGGTGAGGATGACCCGATTGTCACGGGAATAATTGCCGCAGATTCAGCGGATGCTGTCTACTGGATCACGTGTCTTGCCACGCCGAGCGATTCGGTGCGGCCCACCCGCCGTCTACCCGGTCTCGACCCACACCTCAGCTATCGGGTCGCCCCCGTTGATGTGGGTGCTCCCGCCGAAACTTACCCCGGCACAGCACCGGCGTGGTGGGTGGACGGCGAGATTACGCTGCCCGGTGCCGTACTCGATGCGGTGGGAATCGACGTGCCGCTGCTGCACCCCGACGAAGCGATCGTGCTGCGGGTCACAAAAATCACGCCACGATAA